TGGAGCCCTCAAACTATCACTGACCTAGGAAATGCCTACCGACGACTGGCAGTGCACCGCTGCAGAATGGTCAGGTGAGACACTTCCTTCCTGATTCAGGGCCTCTTACTGAAGCCCAGCCCTCAGTGTAACTAGCCCCTGTAAGATATATTTTAGTATAACTGCCATCTTAAAGGGGTTAATAGCTTAAATTAGAATGTTAGATCATTGCAAAAGGTGGGGGGAATTGCTAAGTGCCATGAGATGGGAGGCCAGGATCTAAAACACCTCTCTATGATGTCTGTCTACAGCCGTGGAATAGCTGCACAGCCTCTCTTTACTGGATATTGTAACTATgagaataaaatggaaaagtGACAGAAGTCTACAGCATTCCAGCTACAATCATGTTGATTCTGAAATCATGTAAATTAAGATTTGTTAGGCAGTTTTTTAAATAAACCATCTTTTTATTGACTAAATCTTTCTATACCTGAATCAAATGCTGAATACTGACATCTTTTATGTGAgcagcttaaaaaaaataaaaggaaaagctttGCACCAGCACTCAGTACTCCAGAGGACTGCACTGCGTGGATATCTTCATCCCTGCAATGGTTTAAATGAGAACGTTGGACTAGAAAGAAGGCCCAAGTGTTTacgagcacttgctactcttgcagaggccccgagttcagttcctggcTCTTCATAACCACaccataattccagttctagaggGATGTAACATCtatttctgacctccacagctaTCCGGCATAcaagtaggcaaaacactcaaagtgaagaaggaaaaaaaaaggaaaaaaaaatgtttagacaAGGTATGTTCCCCACAGGCCCTGGATTCTGGACTCTTGTTCCCAGGGagggtgctgtttggggaggtctAGGCCGTGTAGCCGTGCCTGAGGAAGGTCATCACTAGGTGGACTTCCAGAGCCCATTGCCGGGGCCTCAGCTAGTCTACACTCTGCGTTGTGCTTGAGGTTAAAGAAGGgctttctcagcttcctgctgagaaaagaaaccctttctttttctttcttttccaagacaaggtttctctctgtagccctggctgtcctggaactcactctgaagaccaggctggtctcgaactcagaaatctgcctgcctctgcctcccaagtgctgggattaaagatgtgcaccaccacagtccGGCTGACAAGAAACCCTTTTCTAAGCTGCCCAGGCCAGGGCCCAGCTGTGGTGCATTGATAGCAGAGTTCGCTCAACAGAATGGGAACAGCAGCTCCAAGGCCATTCTGCCATGTCTTGTCAGGCCGAAGCAGCCATTCACCAGCCAGTTAACAGAGCAGCATTCTTACTGAGAACAGAGCAGGCCAGTGCCCCAGCTTTCCTGTTTCCAAGGACCTACTGCACGTGGGCCAAACCACTTCTCTGGTTGAGTAGGGCACTTTGGTCTTGAGGACTCATGGCTTGATAAGTAGACAGTTCTAAGGCAAAAGTAGCTGAGCCCGATGTCAGGGTTCGAAGCACAGTTGAGTACCCCTAATGAGAAAATTTCAGTTTGTTACTGCATTTAATTTAAGCCTTACATTTCCTGTCGTAGATTATCTTTAGCCCACAAAAGAGAAGGTGGTGGTAAGTACCACCACCTCCAGGGAGaggttttcaaaaagaaagaaaagggcctGTCCTTCCTCCTCGTCTGTCAGTACCCTCATGCCTGTCCTAGGGGCACAAGTGCCTGGTTGGGGAAGAGAATGATGCTGGCTCCAAAACTtagcagaaaacagaaaatgcatgGAAGCAGGGGAGACAGTTAATAGACTGACCACATTCTGGTCTTTGTGGTCCTATGGTTGGAAGTAACCTGCTTGAAAAGCAAGTTTCCCAGTTCTCAGTCACCACTGAAGGCCAAAGTCTGTCAGCCATGATGGTTGAAAACTTGGCGTGCTTTCTCTAAGCCCCAGCCCGATGCCCACAGGTATCAGTGACACCTAGTTTCACTCACACTGCAGCATCTGCTATAGTAAACAATACGTACATTTCAGACACAAACAACTTACCATAAtttctgctaaaggaacaaaTCCTATAACAACTTTGTTGTCTTGGCGACTctgaatttcctgaatgttcCCTCTTCTTTGTGCCAAATCTGCCAGGACAGGGCTGAGGTGCTCTCTACTCACTGTGACCTCAAGACTCATCAGAGGTTCCAGCACCTGCTTGTCAGCTTTCTTCAGGGCCTAAAGAGATTTCAGAAGCTGAACAAATTCCCATTCCAGTACAAGGAAGCCATAGAAAAGCTAACTATTTCCTACATTCCCGAGCAGAGGGCTCTGGGATGCTCACTGGCTTTGACGCTGCACAGAGAACATCGTATCAGGAGCCCAGAAGTTAGTGCTTGTGCCTGTCGTGGCCAGCAAAGGAGAGTCTTCCAAAAGCCAACAACAAAGCCATAGTCAAGACAGCTGTCTATAAGCAAGCCCTTTCTTGTATGACAGTTTATAATCTTAGACTTCATAGGCCACATGAAGAACCTGAAAATGTTTTCAAGATAAAATAATTGTGTGGGAAAAGGTAAATATAAGCGGAAAAAGGTTGCCATTAGGGACTGGACTCCCAGAACTGTCCTCCATCCTTTTCAGTCTCCTGAACAGTACCTCACTGCCGAGCTTCAAAACCAGATTCTGTGTGCCTCGGCAGCAGCTGCAGCCCATGTCTGAGGACTCCAGGCTTGTCCTCCACTGGCCTGCTGTGGGGCAGTGTGTGGATACTCTGCAGCTCCACAGCGTGCCCCAGGCCTAGCTCAGAAGTTCCTTCTCCAAGCACTTCTCTGGCCTTGCTTATGTGCGGATGGCATTAGTAGTTCTCGGTTTACTTACATAGACTTCTCTGAGTTCCTTTTTCTAACAGACACCAGCATTTTTACGCCTGTTACAGCTGGTATCTTGTATTAGACCTAGTCTGGTTCCTGTCTGTCTGGACCGTCTTTCGCATGCCAGTCACTTCTGTACTGACTGTACTTCACTGTTCAAAAAATGTATTCTTCATTGTTCCCAGAACACAGTTCAAACTTTAATTAGTGCTTGAAAGTTTCACTGTGACCTCACTTTACTCTCCAGCGCTAGGCTACGGTACTCCTACACTGGGGGACCGCATGGAAGTCGATGATCAGCTCTAGTGAGTCACTGAGGCAGGAAGTGAAGGGCATGACACTCATGGGCAACTAAGGTGGTCACATGCTTGCTATCTGAGAGGGAAGATGCTTGGCCTAAATCCGTTGTTCAATGGGAGTGATTtggttggctttttttgtttgtttttttggtgttgttttttttttttttaaatgaacgcAATCTTATTTGAACAAATTCAAAAATTGGAAATtaaaggttggagagatggtgcagcagttaagagcactgactgctcttccagaggtcttgagttaaattcccagcaacatggtggctcatgaccatctataatgagatctgatgccctcttctggcatgcaagtgtccttgcagatagagcactcagatacataaaataatctttaaaaagaaattgaaattaaTATTAGATTTCCATTGTCCTTTACATTAAAGCCCAATGTCAAGCTGACCTTAGGGCAATGTCAAGGTCTGTCCACTTAAATCCACCAGGCTTGGGGCTGAAaggatggcttagcagttaagagcattgggtgttcttccaaaggacctggggaTTCAGTGTTCAGCACCTATATAGCAGCTCCCACATGTCtgttaattccagttccagagcttctcacatacatgtaggcaaacaccaatgcacataagataaaaattacatacatacatacatatgtgtgtatatatatatatccctcccCAACCAGGCTTGTGGTTTGGAAAGATCTTTTGCTAAaatcagaatgtttttttttggatttgtttttttttcgagacagggtttctctgtatagccttggctgtcctagaactcactctgtagaccaggctggcctcgaactcagaaattctcctgcctctgcctcccagagtcctgggattacaggtgtgcgccaccacctcccagccagAATGTTTTGTTTAATCTGTCTGACCAGTAATTTCTAAaatctttcaaataaaatttagttttagaaatcaaagatttccCATTCAAgagctattttaaaatttttaaattacatttgtgtgtgtggtgtgtgctcatGAGCACCATagtgcatatgtggaggtcagaggacaactttccgAAGTCAGAAGGACTTCCTATGCAGTTCCTGAGTATTAAACTCAGAATTGGGCGTGGTGGTGagacctttacccactgagccacaggaTGGCCCCATGGCACTTGTTCCCGTAAGTCTGTGGAAGCTGTGCTGCTGCACCGGAGCACGTCCTTAACACAGAAGCATGAGGAGTGCCATACCTTCTGTATACACCGTGAGATGCAGGCAGTGACCATGGTTGTGGAGGTGCCAGGGTGAATCTCCAGTGAGTGTAACGTCATTGCCACGTCCTGGACTGGGGATCCAAGCAGAGGCCCTGAGTGGGAAAAATAAAACTCaacaatacacacaacacaacagCAAAGAGTGATGCAACAAGAATTCAACTGAAGCACAACCCAGACGACACTGCCACGTCTGTAACACTTGGACTAGCTCGGAAGCTAGAGCAGAACACCAAGGCAGAGTGCACTCTGGTATGCCCAAACCCCAGCACGAGGGAAAGGAGGAATCGAACAGTCAACGGGAGGCAGCTGTGCGTCCCTCACCCTGGAGGCATGCACTGTGGACGGCACTTTCAATGGCTTCCCGAGAGGCCTGCAGCAGGTCTTCACCCACACAGTCCGCGTACTCCATCGTGGCCACAGCACACGGCTCTTCCGCTGGCTGGAGTTCCAGCTCGGCTCTCACGAAATGCCGCTTGTCTCCTAGCATCCTATCGAGGGTATCTGAGGACAAACACATTGACATGCATGAGACTGAAGGGGGTGTCTACACACAATGCTCAACTTTTGGCCAAAAAATGAAGGAAGCCCAAGGAAGAAGCCAGGAACAGGCTGCCCCAGGATGTCGGCTGCCCTTGCTGAGACTGCCTGCATCGAGGCCTGAGTCCACTCAAAACCAAGTCTTTAAGAGTATCAAATAAATGACCAGAGCTTGGGAAAAAGGCATCActcaaattataaaatatctagAGAGTATAAAAAGCTGATAACAAAACTATAAAACTGGTTCCCCTGCCAATTTCCAAACTTAAATTTCCCCATATTCTTCCAGAAATATTTAATGCTTTCCATTCTCCCCCAAAAACTagtaaagtatttctttttttaaaattgcattattataagtaagtacactgtagctgtcttcagacaccagaagagggtgtcagatctctttatggatggctgtgagtcaccatgtggttgctgggatttgaactcatgaccttcagaagagcagttggtgctcttacctactgagctcccaaaggaatttttttttttttttggtttttttgagacggggtttctctgtgtagtcctggctgtcctggaactcactctgtagaccaggctggcctcaaactcagaaatctgcctgcctctgcctcccaagtgctgggattaaaggtgtgggccaccaccacccggctaagtatttcttaaaatatagaaaagcagctttccttgttttgttttgttgttttggatggggggggggggggcagcgtcCTTTCTTTgtaagtgctgggactgaacccaggctTTCCTCTCCCACTACGTCTACATTCTTACGGCACTTGTTACCAACCTGACCTGTGCACATCTGCTGTCTTCAGTGTCCTCACTATGTGCCCTGTGCACATCTGATGTCTTCAGTGTCCTCACTGTGCGCCCTGTGCACATCTGTTTACTTTTGCCATTAGCTTTCCCTGCAGGCTGTGCTCCCATCCCAGCCCTGGTCTCATATAGATGACGGATAATTTCACACCATACACAGTAGTGTGTGCACATTTACTGTACTTCACCCTCTCTCTGGGTTTTAATGACTCCATATTTGACAGTGAGCATGTTTTTCAAGCCAGCAAGCTGGTTCCTGGGACCCTTATTTCCTTTTATAAAGCATGTATTTATATAGTACCTTACTGTGGGATGCCCTTGAGGCATAAGTTGAAATACATCTCTCTAGAGTCCTGCTTCCTTTAGCTTATTCAAAAGAAGAAACTACCCATGAGTACCTAACATCAAATCCCTCTTAAAGATTCTCACACCAAGCAGGTACTGTGGATTAAGGCTTAAAGCTCTGCATTAGAAGCTTGTAATTACAGATTCTGGTGCTCCCCTTGATGCCATGCCCAGACATgtttcctgcctcctgcctgtgtagagaaaactctcccaagTCACCTCCTTCTGTGATGACTGTGATGAAGCGGCctccagggctggggagaggacAGCAGagtccccagctggtggctgcagtggctccctcctcctcctcatctccatAGTTTCCCTCTAACTAGCTCGGGCCTTAAGGGAAGAGGGCATCACTGGTGTTCAGCGCGCTTCCTCTCCCCAACACCCCACCCCTGCGCTGCAGTGCACAGTCCAGCAGCAGAGCGCCCGTGTCACTGCAGATATGTTTGCTTAATTTTCAGGATTCAGTCAAATGTGGTCAACTAGACTCAACAAGTTTTCAAAAAGGCAATGTAAATATCCTTTAGAAGGCCTGCATTACTTCACAATCTGTTCATGACAGTTCACCTTGGGGTGAATAGTGATCACTGTTATTTTGCTTCAGGGAACCAAATACAGAGAACCTGAGCACTTACATTCAGGACACTAACATAAAAACTGCACCTCCTCTAGAATGCTATCAGTAGAGGAACACTGGATTAAATACCGGAATTACTCACACACTACATACAATAAATATGAATTGACTTCAAATTCTTATTCCCATTTCAGTGGTAAGGGCTGGAACATGCCGTCGACTTCACTGTCCCATGGCCAGCAGGAAACACATTTGTCTGATGGATGGGTAGCAGTGGCTTATAGTAAGTGCGAGCCTTCTGTgctcataatttttttaaaaataaacacagtaaAACTGTGTATTTAAACACTGCACAGCTAAACACTAAACAGACCCAGAATGtccaaaatgttttctttttacctGTGGCACGAACTGAGTTTAAGATGGTTTCCCGGTACGCCACCTGCAGAGGCCCCAGATAGGTCTCTAGGCCATACTCCCTCTTGATACGATCATGGATGATCTCAATATGTAACTCCCCCATGCCACACAGGACAGTCTggcagtaaaaaggaaaaaacaaaacaaaataaaacaaaatactataTATAGGAAAAAAGTAATGCAAAGTATGATAAAAAGGAATGATGTTCACATATTTAAGTAATTTTCTATTAATTACAAGTGAGTTTCTTTTGAAAAGTTTCTGAGGGCTCCTACATGAAAATACTACTTTTGACTTTTTTGACTAGAATAATAAATCAAATGCAGTAAACTTTTGGGCACTGTCTCTGTCCATGCCAGTCTGATGCCGGCTGAGTAAGTAGCACATGTTAGGGTCACACTCACTTCCTGACCCCATACCAAATCTGGCTGAAGCCACAGGAGTCTGACCAATACTTACAACTTCTGGATTATGCCTTTTATCTTTGTATGCAGTTTGCTTGTTATCTATTGCTATTGCATGTGTGCTCTTTGTGCATGCTGTAGGGAGaggcatgtgtagaggtcagagggcagccattTAAATTCCAGGATGGAATCCAGGTGTCAATTGTGTGCAGCCAGTGACTTTCCACACCGAGGTATCTCACTGGGCctagtttttaatatttgatgTGTATGGATactttgcctgcctgtatgtctgtgcccCACTGGCATGCCTGATGCCTAAAAAGCCGTAAGAGGGCACTGGAGTTGCAAATGGTTGTGAATCATCAcataagtgctgggaattaaactcaggacctctagaagaacagccaggctcttaatcactgagccacctctccagtgccCCTGGTTTAatttttgacagggtttcactTGTATGTGTCCAACTTCAACTTCATATCAAACTTGTAGCAATATTACCTTAGCCTctcaagtattggaaacacaggCACGAGACATCTCAAACCTGGCTaaacccttttccttttcttttttggggtggtggtggtggtgatggtggtgatatttttgaaacagaatttcactatgtagctctggctgttctggaactcactttgtataccaGACTGTTCTAGAACTCAGATTCATCTGTTTTTCCTCCAAATGCTGTGTTTAAAGGAAGCACCAGCACCATTCCGCTAACTCTTCTCTTTATGAAGAAGTAGAGAGCTGTTTGATACTATGGTTGAAGATAATGCCTTAAGAATGGGGTAAATAACCTCCCTGTAAAACCTCTCTCAGCTACATAGATGTTTCCAGAATGCTGTAGACCCCTAAGCTAGTCTGAACACTCATACAACAGAAACTGGCTTCTCTGCTTCTGACCTCCTTTAGCATGCTGCTTTTGTAAGCATCAGTGTAAGAGACATAAGAGCTGAATCTTATTTCAAAGCTTCacagttgggcggtggtggcacacgtctgtaatcccagcactctgggaggcagagacaggcagatttctgagtttgagaccagcctggtctacagagagagttccaggacagccagggctatacagagaaaccctgtctccaaaaaaccaaatccccaaaaccaaaaaccaaaaaaaaccttcACAAAAGCCTGTGTTATGGAAAGTCCATACCAATGGGGAGTGAGCTATAATTATTTTAGGGAATTGAAGAGAATGATAACACATAAAGAGGAACGTATATTATGAGCCAACGCTCTTTTCCCTCAGGGGCGTAGCCTAGGCAGTGCTATGTGCACGCCCCCCTCCTTCCTAGGACTGGGCCACAGTAGACTTACTTGTCCAGAGTCAGGATCGAGTTTCACTTTCAAACTTGGATCTTCACGCTGAAGGCGGTCCAAGGCATGATCCAAATCTGAGTGATTAGACAATGCCTGTTATCGTCACCTCATTTCTAGTTAACAACAGTAAGTTTCAGGTGGGGAGCATAGATTAACAAGCAGGTACACTGATTCAAAAAGGAAATTTCAAAGAGCCATAAATGCTCTGCAGAGAGAGGCTAAAGCAAGGTAAGACAACTCCAACAAGAGGTGTGAACGTGAGAGGTGTGCAAACGTCTCCAGAGAGCTGTGTGAAGCAGCACGCAGGCACAGCCGGACAGCAGCAAGTGAAGAGCAGCAGACAGGAAGGGAGATGCAGGGCGGGGCAAGCAGGCACCATCCAACAGGCCATGCCAAGAGGTTTGGCTTTACACTGGGAAGCTACTGAAGGGCCTTATAGAGACAGTAACCTCATCAGGTTCTACTGTGAAACCTAGGAGCTGACAAAAACCAATCATCATGCGTTCAGGAAGACTGGCTACAATGAGGAGATTACCCCATGGTCAGTTCTCGGCCAGAGGAGAAATGAAGATGAGTCGTTTGTGTTTAATATGCTACGTGGAGTAAGTCAGTAATGACTTTAGCAGCTAAGTGCGCTTGCCTTCTTTATAAAAGTTCCAGAGGCTGAAAAGTGCAGTTGAAGAAAAGGAGCTGAACCACAGATTAATCAGTTAACCTTTATCAactacattcattcattcacttgtttCTTAGGTATATAAACCAAGCTTTCTAGAGCGGTGCTGCCCATTTCTAAGTGTTACTGGTCTGAATTAATAGGTGCtataaatgcaaaatgcacatCAGATTTCAAAGACTTAGTATGAAAAAAATAGTTCTCTACaaagatttatgtatgtgagtactttGATTGCTTAGTGTGTTTGTGCACCCCTCGCAGGCTGgtatccttggaggccagaaggtgtcacATTCTCCAGAAATGAAGTTACACATGGTTGCTAGCCACCATGATCCAgcagtgggtgctgagaattcaaCCCAGAGTTGCAAGAGCAGagtgtgctcttaactactgtgccatctctctagaTGTCATTAATGCTTTTTATAGTACTTCATGCTTAAATGACAACATGATATTACATCTATTATCTGAAATGCTTGagataaaaaatgttcaaatttcACGCATTACAGACTTGGGATTTtgctacatattttttaaaaaatgtattacataggagagctgtgtgtgtgtacatatagatTATGCATGACATAACTGGCTGGGACTGAGGGCACCAGAGGAGAGCATTAGACCTCTTGGAATGTGCATTCCCAGCAGTTCTAAGCAGTTGTGTCGGTGCAGGACTCAAGCGCAGGGCCTCTGacagaacaagtgctcttaactgagcccccgccccgcccctgttACATTTGCCTTACACTAAATGCTGTTCCTTCAGCAACTGGACAAAAAAAGACCCAGTTTCATTACTTGTGCTCTTAGATCTATACTTCAATTTCTTTCACGTGCACTCTAGCCGGGCAGATAAACTACACCCCCATCTGGCTAGGTATTCTCTCACTGCATCTTAGGAGACGTGGAGAGGAAATAAAGGTTGCTCTTGATCTCCTATAACCTGTGCATCCAAGTCGTCTGTAAGGACTAAAGGACGCTAGAACATTCATCTTTAGGTGGTGTGTATAAGTGAGAACTCACTGGGAGCCTCTGAAGTGCAGATGCGTGAGCTCAGACCTATAGTTTCTAAGACAGAGATGTTCAGGGGAGCCATTATAATGTAAGCAAGACCAGGTGaaagatgagaaaacagaagGCAAAATGGGGAAAACATCTTCAGGAAATCAGAGCTGGTGCATACTGTAGATGCAGGAAAGTGAATCATGTCCTAGTTAATCTAACACATTAGCGGGGCAGAGCAGGGCTGAATACTTGGAATTTCATGGAAGGCATTAcaaagcagggcggtggtgggaCATGCTTTTTTTAATCAAGGTGGAGAGGCACAGAGATGCAGAGGTGCAAGAAGGtgcagctctgagttcaaggccagtctggtctacaaagtgagttccaagacagccagagttacagagaaatcctgactcaaaaaaatcacaacccaaacaacaacaacaacaacaacaacaacaacaaaacacatcgAAGTGACTCAAGTAAAACTGAGACCAAGCCCAGGAAATGCTGAGCAGTAAACACAAGTAAATTTAACTCTAACACAGAAGTCTTCTGAGGACTCATGGAAAGTGGTTCCCACAGGCTACAAACACCAACGAACTGAAAAGGCAACGCTGCTGTACCTGGCTGCTTAGCCACCGATGGGGGCTCTATGGTGCAGAAGAAGACAGGCTCTGGGATCTCCACCCCAGCCAACAGCAGACTCTCTGCGTCACCCTTCTTTCCGTGCTTCCCTTCTTCCCGCCCGGCTCTGCGCGCGGCAGCCAGTGCACTGGACTTGGAGGAGACTATGGTGTCTCCAGTGGCGGTCTGCAAGCAGATGGGACAGCGTCCTGGCTAGCACTTACCTCCCAGCCAAACCACGCGACAAAACGCTGGGGAGCATGCTCTTCACTCGAACTTAAGAGAAGTAATTCACAAGTCTTACAACTTTATATAAGGCTCATTTAACCTGTGTAAGACCTCTAAACCCTCATTGTAATAAATCCTAGCAAATAATGAAATATACAATACATACCAAAATTTATTAgctaaatcaatcaatcaatcaatcaatcaatctgcCTAAAAATATATCTTCCTGAGTTTCCCATTATAGCAAGGCAGGTTTAATAAAAGCTCAAAAGTGTTTTAACAtctcctccccaacacacacacacacacacacacacacacacacatcgacACTATATAAAAGCTCCATGGAATTAAAGCCGTATTTTAAATGAAGTCGAGATCCAGCCATAAGCAGCATAGACGGCTTGTAAACTCTGAAACTGCAGTTTGCTTGTGCTCTGTTCATATCAAGGCTCTGCTGGTTTGTTTCCCTCTGTAGACAGCTCTACAAATGACTGCAGTGCTCCTTCAAATACGACAAGGAGCAGGGCCATCACGTCCTGACCAGCTGTAAGGCTGGATCAAACTCTCTGCTGTGATCTGAACAGATGAGCACTTGGCCCGCACAGTAGAGGAGTCGAGACCAGCCAGGGCCAGACACTAAGTCCAAGGCAAGCCTGGAAAACtcagtgacagaaacagagagtctCTCTTCGTGCTCCCGACCCTCCAGAgaggctctctctccctctcctctcgcttctctccttccctctccctctccccctctcacatgcacacacacacaaatacacaaataggCAAAACATTCcataggaataaaataaaataaactgtaaaTAAACTTTCGACTTTACTTGGAGTTGAACTTTATTTGTGTATAACCCATCCTGTCTGTGGGCTTCTGTAATCTACCTTTCTTTCTACCAAATGCATGATATTCAACTCTACTGATAAATATGCCATCATATCCATATAATAGACATTTATATGGTTTGTGCCTTTTTTGCtattataaagtatttataaatCACATTTGCATGATATGTTATGGAACCCATGTGCTCACTTACTTGTTTAAGCCCAACTGTCAAAGCAATGTTACCAGCAGTCAGAGAAGGAATTTCTACATGTTGGTCAGCAAATGGCAAAAGCAGACGACTCATTCTTTCCCTATAAAACCCACGATCTGTATTAGTAAAGTACTTTTAAATAAATGAGTGCAGTTTTAGAAAATAACCAAAACTTCTCCTTACGTGCAGTTTCTATTAATGTTATGGATAGCCAGCTGGGGCGTCAGTGAACCCGAGTAAATGCGCAGGAAAACCAGGGGTCCTCGCTGTTTGTCGTGTAGCACTTTAAATGCC
Above is a genomic segment from Apodemus sylvaticus chromosome 16, mApoSyl1.1, whole genome shotgun sequence containing:
- the Gfm2 gene encoding ribosome-releasing factor 2, mitochondrial isoform X2, whose product is MAQERERGITIQSAAVTLDWKGYRINLIDTPGHVDFTLEVERCLRVLEGAVAVFDASAGVEAQTLTVWRQADKHKIPRICFLNKMDKTGASFDYAVESIKEKLKATPLVLQLPVGEARTFQGVVDIVNKEKLVWNSNSDDGKDFERKPLSEASDAELLKETIEARNSLIEQVADLDDEFADLVLGEFSENFDLVPAEKLQAAVRRVTLAQAAVPVLCGSALKNKGVQPLLDAVTAYLPSPEERQYEFLQWYKGDLCALAFKVLHDKQRGPLVFLRIYSGSLTPQLAIHNINRNCTERMSRLLLPFADQHVEIPSLTAGNIALTVGLKQTATGDTIVSSKSSALAAARRAGREEGKHGKKGDAESLLLAGVEIPEPVFFCTIEPPSVAKQPDLDHALDRLQREDPSLKVKLDPDSGQTVLCGMGELHIEIIHDRIKREYGLETYLGPLQVAYRETILNSVRATDTLDRMLGDKRHFVRAELELQPAEEPCAVATMEYADCVGEDLLQASREAIESAVHSACLQGPLLGSPVQDVAMTLHSLEIHPGTSTTMVTACISRCIQKALKKADKQVLEPLMSLEVTVSREHLSPVLADLAQRRGNIQEIQSRQDNKVVIGFVPLAEIMGYSTVLRTLTSGSATFALELSTYQAMSPQDQSALLNQRSGLAHVQ
- the Gfm2 gene encoding ribosome-releasing factor 2, mitochondrial isoform X1, whose amino-acid sequence is MFTNWRIFAVNHQKRFSVHINTMCYCKIANSKRLKTQLPVTRNYSSLPGIVGSDVKSLHSIINPPVAKIRNIGIMAHIDAGKTTTTERMLYYSGYTRSLGDVDDGDTVTDFMAQERERGITIQSAAVTLDWKGYRINLIDTPGHVDFTLEVERCLRVLEGAVAVFDASAGVEAQTLTVWRQADKHKIPRICFLNKMDKTGASFDYAVESIKEKLKATPLVLQLPVGEARTFQGVVDIVNKEKLVWNSNSDDGKDFERKPLSEASDAELLKETIEARNSLIEQVADLDDEFADLVLGEFSENFDLVPAEKLQAAVRRVTLAQAAVPVLCGSALKNKGVQPLLDAVTAYLPSPEERQYEFLQWYKGDLCALAFKVLHDKQRGPLVFLRIYSGSLTPQLAIHNINRNCTERMSRLLLPFADQHVEIPSLTAGNIALTVGLKQTATGDTIVSSKSSALAAARRAGREEGKHGKKGDAESLLLAGVEIPEPVFFCTIEPPSVAKQPDLDHALDRLQREDPSLKVKLDPDSGQTVLCGMGELHIEIIHDRIKREYGLETYLGPLQVAYRETILNSVRATDTLDRMLGDKRHFVRAELELQPAEEPCAVATMEYADCVGEDLLQASREAIESAVHSACLQGPLLGSPVQDVAMTLHSLEIHPGTSTTMVTACISRCIQKALKKADKQVLEPLMSLEVTVSREHLSPVLADLAQRRGNIQEIQSRQDNKVVIGFVPLAEIMGYSTVLRTLTSGSATFALELSTYQAMSPQDQSALLNQRSGLAHVQ